One window of Quercus robur chromosome 12, dhQueRobu3.1, whole genome shotgun sequence genomic DNA carries:
- the LOC126709687 gene encoding cytochrome P450 704C1-like isoform X2 produces the protein MNLMDFLFNPISFTAIISFVILSVIKFHARRSPKNRKKYHPVAGISIHQLINFHRLHDFMTELSSKRTTYRLLDLNRALVYTADPANVEHFLKTNFENYGKGWFHYNILTDLLGDGIFTVDGEKWRHQRKESSYEFSTKILKNFSSVVFKTNAVKLSRILSEAVSSNKTIEIQDLFMKSTLDSVFKIVLGVELDSMCGTYEEGIRFSNAFDEASAITSYRYVDIFWKIKRFLNIGSEAVLRNNMKMKKGDILSRFLELRKTDPKYLKDIILSFMIAGKDTTASTLSWFIYLLCKHPHIQEKIALEVRESTNLKDNSSIDELANSITEEALDRMQYLHAALTETLRLYPVVPVDGKICFSDDTWPDGYSVRKGDAVAYYPYAMGRMKFLWGDDAEEFRPERWLDENRHFQQESPFKFTAFQAGPRICLGKEFAYRQMKIFSAVLLGSYIFKLSDENKSITYRTMLTLQIDGGLHILASSRLGHVIS, from the exons ATGAATTTAATGGATTTCCTATTTAATCCAATCTCTTTCACTGCAATAATTTCCTTTGTGATCTTATCTGTGATTAAATTTCATGCCAGAAGGTCACCTAAAAATCGAAAAAAATACCATCCTGTTGCCGGCATCAGTATTCACCAACTGATTAACTTCCATAGGCTGCACGATTTCATGACTGAGCTTTCAAGCAAACGCACAACCTACAGGTTGCTTGACCTAAACAGAGCTTTGGTTTACACTGCAGACCCTGCTAATGTTGAACACTTCCTCAAAACAAACTTTGAAAACTATGGCAAG GGTTGGTTCCACTATAATATTCTAACTGATCTTCTGGGTGATGGAATCTTCACGGTGGATGGAGAAAAGTGGCGACACCAGAGGAAAGAATCAAGCTATGAATTTTCCACCAAGATACTGAAAAACTTTAGCAGTGTAGTCTTTAAAACCAATGCAGTTAAACTTTCTCGGATATTGTCTGAAGCTGTATCCTCAAATAAAACCATAGAGATCCAA GATTTGTTTATGAAATCAACCTTAGACTCAGTATTTAAGATCGTCCTTGGTGTAGAACTGGACAGCATGTGTGGAACATATGAAGAAGGGATTCGATTCTCCAATGCTTTTGATGAAGCCAGTGCAATTACCTCGTATCGGTATGTTGACATTTTCTGGAAGATCAAGCGGTTCCTGAACATTGGATCAGAAGCAGTGCTTAGAAATAATATGAAG ATGAAGAAAGGAGACATTTTGTCAAGGTTTCTGGAATTGAGGAAGACGGATCCCAAGTACTTAAAGGACATAATCCTTAGTTTCATGATAGCTGGTAAGGACACAACAGCTAGTACTCTCTCATGGTTCATTTACTTGCTCTGCAAGCATCCTCATATACAGGAAAAGATTGCACTAGAAGTGAGAGAATCAACAAACTTGAAAGATAATTCAAGCATTGATGAACTTGCAAACAGCATAACAGAAGAAGCTCTTGACAGGATGCAGTATCTCCATGCAGCTTTGACTGAGACACTCAGGCTCTATCCTGTAGTTCCAGTG GATGGGAAGATCTGCTTTTCAGATGATACTTGGCCAGATGGTTACAGTGTCAGGAAAGGTGATGCAGTGGCATACTATCCATATGCCATGGGCAGGATGAAATTCTTATGGGGTGATGATGCAGAAGAATTCCGGCCAGAAAGATGGCTCGACGAAAATCGCCATTTCCAGCAAGAAAGCCCTTTTAAATTTACAGCTTTCCAG GCGGGTCCAAGAATTTGTCTGGGAAAGGAATTTGCTTACAGGCAGATGAAGATATTCAGTGCTGTCCTTTTGGGCAGCTACATATTCAAGCTTAGTGATGAAAACAAGTCAATCACTTACAGGACGATGCTCACTTTACAAATTGATGGAGGCCTCCATATACTTGCTTCCTCAAGATTGGGTCATGTAATTTCATAG
- the LOC126709687 gene encoding cytochrome P450 704C1-like isoform X1 codes for MNLMDFLFNPISFTAIISFVILSVIKFHARRSPKNRKKYHPVAGISIHQLINFHRLHDFMTELSSKRTTYRLLDLNRALVYTADPANVEHFLKTNFENYGKGWFHYNILTDLLGDGIFTVDGEKWRHQRKESSYEFSTKILKNFSSVVFKTNAVKLSRILSEAVSSNKTIEIQDLFMKSTLDSVFKIVLGVELDSMCGTYEEGIRFSNAFDEASAITSYRYVDIFWKIKRFLNIGSEAVLRNNMKVIDEFVYKVITSKIEQVNNPLVDLPMKKGDILSRFLELRKTDPKYLKDIILSFMIAGKDTTASTLSWFIYLLCKHPHIQEKIALEVRESTNLKDNSSIDELANSITEEALDRMQYLHAALTETLRLYPVVPVDGKICFSDDTWPDGYSVRKGDAVAYYPYAMGRMKFLWGDDAEEFRPERWLDENRHFQQESPFKFTAFQAGPRICLGKEFAYRQMKIFSAVLLGSYIFKLSDENKSITYRTMLTLQIDGGLHILASSRLGHVIS; via the exons ATGAATTTAATGGATTTCCTATTTAATCCAATCTCTTTCACTGCAATAATTTCCTTTGTGATCTTATCTGTGATTAAATTTCATGCCAGAAGGTCACCTAAAAATCGAAAAAAATACCATCCTGTTGCCGGCATCAGTATTCACCAACTGATTAACTTCCATAGGCTGCACGATTTCATGACTGAGCTTTCAAGCAAACGCACAACCTACAGGTTGCTTGACCTAAACAGAGCTTTGGTTTACACTGCAGACCCTGCTAATGTTGAACACTTCCTCAAAACAAACTTTGAAAACTATGGCAAG GGTTGGTTCCACTATAATATTCTAACTGATCTTCTGGGTGATGGAATCTTCACGGTGGATGGAGAAAAGTGGCGACACCAGAGGAAAGAATCAAGCTATGAATTTTCCACCAAGATACTGAAAAACTTTAGCAGTGTAGTCTTTAAAACCAATGCAGTTAAACTTTCTCGGATATTGTCTGAAGCTGTATCCTCAAATAAAACCATAGAGATCCAA GATTTGTTTATGAAATCAACCTTAGACTCAGTATTTAAGATCGTCCTTGGTGTAGAACTGGACAGCATGTGTGGAACATATGAAGAAGGGATTCGATTCTCCAATGCTTTTGATGAAGCCAGTGCAATTACCTCGTATCGGTATGTTGACATTTTCTGGAAGATCAAGCGGTTCCTGAACATTGGATCAGAAGCAGTGCTTAGAAATAATATGAAGGTGATTGATGAATTTGTATACAAAGTAATCACAAGCAAGATTGAACaagtcaataatccactagttGATTTGCCT ATGAAGAAAGGAGACATTTTGTCAAGGTTTCTGGAATTGAGGAAGACGGATCCCAAGTACTTAAAGGACATAATCCTTAGTTTCATGATAGCTGGTAAGGACACAACAGCTAGTACTCTCTCATGGTTCATTTACTTGCTCTGCAAGCATCCTCATATACAGGAAAAGATTGCACTAGAAGTGAGAGAATCAACAAACTTGAAAGATAATTCAAGCATTGATGAACTTGCAAACAGCATAACAGAAGAAGCTCTTGACAGGATGCAGTATCTCCATGCAGCTTTGACTGAGACACTCAGGCTCTATCCTGTAGTTCCAGTG GATGGGAAGATCTGCTTTTCAGATGATACTTGGCCAGATGGTTACAGTGTCAGGAAAGGTGATGCAGTGGCATACTATCCATATGCCATGGGCAGGATGAAATTCTTATGGGGTGATGATGCAGAAGAATTCCGGCCAGAAAGATGGCTCGACGAAAATCGCCATTTCCAGCAAGAAAGCCCTTTTAAATTTACAGCTTTCCAG GCGGGTCCAAGAATTTGTCTGGGAAAGGAATTTGCTTACAGGCAGATGAAGATATTCAGTGCTGTCCTTTTGGGCAGCTACATATTCAAGCTTAGTGATGAAAACAAGTCAATCACTTACAGGACGATGCTCACTTTACAAATTGATGGAGGCCTCCATATACTTGCTTCCTCAAGATTGGGTCATGTAATTTCATAG
- the LOC126709657 gene encoding pentatricopeptide repeat-containing protein At5g66520-like: MKEAQHLKNTLKNTISSLVQECRNMRELKQIHTHILTCPNLSNNDQHFLITRLLYFCAISDWGSLTYAANVFRLINNPNTSICNIMIRAYATKINGVDNTNASSRSLILYKQMLCDGIAPDFLTFPFLVKECTTRLEGDKGRSIHAHAIKFGFDNDVFVGNSLISLYSVCGYLSCARKMFDEMSNRDVVSWNSMIIGCLRRGELDKALELFRRMKKRNVITWNSIIVGFIQGGRPKEALEFFHEMQMVRDEMVRPDKITIASVLSACAYLGAIDHGKWMHGYLRRSGLECDVVIGTALVDMYGKCGCVEKAYEVFKDMPKRDTLAWTAMISVFALHGFCKEAFDLFEEMETLGVKPNHVTFVGLLSACAHSGLVEKGRWCFDMMRRAYSIEPQVYHYACMVDALARAGLFGEAEELIRGMPMEPDVFVWGALLGGCQMHGNIELGERVAQYLIDLEPLNYAFYVNFCDVYAKANRFDDVKRIRALMKEKGIKKEVPGCSMIEVDGVVHEFSVRGSPDVLMEEVVCILNGFSNLMKIEGFMLDHNKNSLKANIM; this comes from the coding sequence atgaaagaagcCCAACACCTAAAAAATACATTGAAGAACACTATCTCAAGTTTAGTCCAAGAATGCAGGAACATGAGAGAGCTTAAACAAATCCATACCCATATCCTGACTTGTCCAAATCTTTCAAACAATGACCAACATTTTCTCATTACTCGTCTCCTTTACTTTTGCGCCATTTCTGATTGGGGCTCTCTCACCTATGCTGCCAATGTTTTCCGACTCATAAACAACCCAAATACCTCTATCTGTAACATAATGATCAGAGCTTATGCTACTAAAATCAATGGAGTTGATAACACAAATGCTTCATCTCGGTCTTTGATTCTATATAAGCAAATGCTTTGTGATGGCATTGCACCTGATTTCCTCACTTTTCCATTTCTAGTAAAGGAATGCACGACGAGGCTCGAGGGTGACAAGGGCCGAAGCATTCATGCCCATGCCATCAAGTTTGGATTTGATAATGATGTTTTTGTTGGGAATTCTTTGATAAGTCTGTATTCGGTTTGTGGGTATTTGAGTTGTGCCCGGAAGATGTTTGATGAAATGTCGAACAGGGATGTGGTTTCTTGGAACTCGATGATTATTGGGTGTTTGAGAAGAGGGGAACTTGATAAGGCGTTGGAATTGTTCAggaggatgaagaagaggaatgtTATAACTTGGAATTCAATTATAGTGGGGTTCATTCAAGGTGGTCGGCCGAAGGAGGCCTTGGAATTTTTCCATGAAATGCAGATGGTAAGGGATGAGATGGTTAGACCGGACAAGATCACAATTGCTAGTGTCCTTTCAGCTTGTGCCTATCTTGGTGCAATTGATCATGGTAAATGGATGCATGGTTACTTGAGGAGAAGTGGCCTAGAGTGTGATGTGGTAATTGGCACGGCATTGGTTGATATGTATGGCAAATGCGGATGTGTGGAAAAAGCATATGAGGTCTTTAAGGATATGCCTAAAAGGGATACCTTGGCATGGACAGCAATGATATCGGTGTTTGCTCTTCATGGGTTTTGTAAAGAGgcttttgatctttttgaagaGATGGAAACGCTTGGGGTGAAGCCTAACCATGTGACATTTGTTGGGCTATTGTCGGCTTGTGCTCACTCTGGTCTAGTAGAGAAAGGACGCTGGTGTTTTGACATGATGAGACGTGCTTACTCAATTGAACCACAGGTTTATCACTATGCTTGTATGGTTGATGCACTTGCCCGTGCTGGGCTTTTTGGAGAGGCAGAAGAGCTTATTAGAGGCATGCCAATGGAGCCAGATGTGTTTGTTTGGGGTGCGTTACTTGGAGGTTGTCAAATGCATGGGAACATAGAATTAGGAGAAAGGGTGGCACAGTATTTAATTGATTTGGAACCTCTGAACTATGCTTTTTATGTGAACTTTTGTGATGTATATGCCAAAGCTAATAGATTTGATGATGTAAAGAGAATTAGAGccttgatgaaagaaaaagggATAAAGAAGGAAGTCCCAGGCTGCAGCATGATTGAAGTTGATGGGGTTGTCCATGAATTTTCAGTGAGAGGATCACCTGATGTTTTAATGGAGGAAGTAGTCTGTATTTTGAATGGGTTTAGTAACTTGATGAAGATAGAAGGATTTATGCTTGATCATAATAAGAATTCATTGAAGGCAAACATTATGTGA